One window of the Thermodesulfomicrobium sp. WS genome contains the following:
- a CDS encoding SPOR domain-containing protein: MRRPAPASSSAKKSGGISVRLGLPGLTAVAVLVVVGMAWSFILGVVVGRGHHPEQVVEEVVRQALPAPDNTTANATVLRPEELQFFEKLHRMPVGSAAAPAEPKTAAAAPPTKAEPPAKKSVAARKDEEKPQALPPARASAPVQGPQPQFVFEYQLAALDSAADAETMVQRLKAARIDAWMSKGSAQGKTWYRVLVRHRGGVETALEFKENLKKNGFTDIVLRSRQPLDTPKN; this comes from the coding sequence ATGCGGCGTCCTGCTCCTGCATCTTCCTCCGCCAAAAAAAGCGGCGGTATCTCGGTCCGCCTGGGCCTGCCGGGGCTGACGGCCGTGGCGGTGCTCGTGGTGGTGGGCATGGCGTGGTCCTTCATCCTTGGGGTGGTGGTGGGCCGCGGCCATCACCCGGAGCAGGTGGTGGAGGAGGTGGTGCGCCAGGCCTTGCCTGCGCCGGACAACACCACGGCCAACGCCACGGTGCTGCGTCCGGAAGAGCTGCAATTCTTTGAAAAGCTCCACCGCATGCCCGTGGGATCAGCGGCTGCCCCCGCAGAGCCCAAGACGGCCGCGGCGGCGCCCCCCACCAAAGCCGAACCTCCTGCCAAAAAGAGCGTTGCCGCGCGCAAGGACGAGGAAAAGCCGCAGGCCTTACCGCCTGCCCGTGCGTCCGCGCCGGTTCAAGGGCCACAGCCACAGTTCGTGTTCGAGTACCAATTGGCGGCCTTGGACAGCGCCGCCGACGCCGAGACCATGGTGCAGCGGCTCAAGGCTGCGCGCATCGATGCCTGGATGAGCAAAGGGAGCGCGCAAGGAAAGACCTGGTATCGGGTCTTGGTGCGCCATCGGGGGGGCGTGGAGACGGCCTTGGAATTCAAGGAGAACTTGAAGAAAAATGGGTTTACGGACATCGTGCTCCGCTCCCGCCAGCCGCTGGATACGCCCAAAAATTAG
- a CDS encoding ACP S-malonyltransferase: MQHAILFPGQGSQEAGMGRDVAETWPEAMELWKQAERISGLALREIYWDGDAQAMSSTRALQPALTVVNVTLWAKAREKIRPLAAAGHSLGEWSALAAAGVLSATEVLEAVSLRGRLMEEAAAARPGAMAAVLKLPLETVCGIVDAVTQDTGAVVRIANYNTPQQHVVSGECAAVEAVCALVKERKGRSVMLPVSGPFHTLLLAEAAAEFARYLERLSWREPAFPVVLNTTGAAAHTAEAIFAAMQEQMTASVRWYQGIRALMELGARSFVEIGPKGVLSRMVGQIVDDPEVRSVCISTVDQWAAWEDA, translated from the coding sequence GTGCAGCATGCAATTCTTTTTCCCGGTCAGGGCTCGCAAGAAGCGGGCATGGGCCGGGATGTGGCCGAAACCTGGCCGGAAGCCATGGAGTTGTGGAAGCAGGCGGAGCGCATCAGCGGTCTTGCCCTGCGGGAGATATATTGGGACGGCGACGCGCAGGCCATGAGCTCCACCCGCGCCTTGCAGCCGGCCTTGACCGTTGTCAACGTCACCCTGTGGGCCAAGGCCCGGGAAAAGATACGTCCTTTGGCGGCCGCGGGCCATAGTCTGGGGGAGTGGAGCGCCTTGGCGGCCGCTGGGGTGCTTTCCGCCACCGAGGTGCTTGAAGCCGTGAGCCTCCGGGGCCGGCTCATGGAAGAGGCCGCCGCCGCGCGCCCTGGGGCCATGGCTGCGGTGCTCAAGCTCCCGCTGGAGACGGTTTGCGGCATCGTGGATGCGGTGACGCAGGATACCGGGGCGGTGGTGCGTATCGCCAATTACAATACGCCGCAGCAGCATGTGGTCAGCGGTGAGTGCGCGGCGGTGGAGGCCGTGTGCGCCCTGGTCAAGGAGCGCAAAGGCCGCAGCGTGATGCTGCCGGTCTCCGGCCCCTTCCATACGCTGCTTTTGGCCGAGGCCGCGGCGGAGTTTGCCCGCTATTTGGAGCGCCTTTCGTGGCGGGAGCCGGCATTTCCCGTGGTGCTCAACACCACGGGGGCGGCGGCGCACACGGCGGAGGCCATCTTCGCAGCCATGCAGGAGCAGATGACGGCTTCGGTGCGGTGGTATCAGGGCATCCGTGCCCTGATGGAGTTGGGGGCGCGCTCGTTCGTGGAGATCGGCCCCAAGGGCGTGCTTTCGCGCATGGTGGGGCAGATCGTCGATGATCCGGAAGTTCGGTCCGTGTGCATCAGCACCGTGGACCAATGGGCAGCATGGGAGGATGCGTGA
- a CDS encoding long-chain fatty acid--CoA ligase — MIEEQMTRPWLAHYDPQVPPRLRYENLPLYAFLERTAERFPRRTAVRFHNWSATYSRFKILVDYAAVHLKASGVRPKDRVAIMLPNSPQCLISYWACLKLGAVVVMTNPLYMEKELVHHFTDSGASTLITMDLLWKRIAPLRPRLPLSRIFVTSMADCLGFPLNFLYRFKTRREHGLPAIPYDGHSVFPWKTLLARTTPEPAHPINPHKDLAVLQYTGGTTGLPKGAMLSHANVSANAQQCRAILHSIRDDGEVVLGVLPFFHIYGLTVCVNFATLIGATVLPLPKFDPRETLKTIHKYKPTIFPCAPSIFIALLQQKKLEHYDLSSIRYCISGSAPMPTAVMERFRSLTGAHIVEGYGLTEASPVTHLNPLEGVRKPGSIGLPFPDTDAAIVDMEVGTIPVPPGKVGELVIRGPQVMQGYWKRPDETASVLRNGWLYTGDIATMDEEGYFFIVDRKKDLIISGGYNVYPREIDEVLHDHPAVKEAVTVGVQHATRGEIIKAYIVLKEGYSATKTDIIAFCREKLANYKVPKQVEFRDELPKTLVGKVLRRAIREEEERKGPDTSELVE, encoded by the coding sequence ATGATCGAAGAACAGATGACCCGGCCCTGGCTTGCCCATTACGACCCGCAAGTCCCTCCACGATTGCGCTACGAAAATCTTCCCCTGTATGCATTTTTGGAGCGCACCGCCGAGCGCTTTCCCCGTCGCACTGCGGTGCGCTTCCACAATTGGTCCGCCACCTATAGTCGTTTCAAGATCTTGGTGGACTACGCGGCTGTCCATCTCAAGGCTTCGGGCGTGCGGCCAAAGGATCGGGTGGCCATCATGCTCCCCAATTCGCCCCAATGCCTCATCTCGTACTGGGCATGCCTGAAGCTTGGCGCAGTGGTGGTCATGACCAATCCGCTCTATATGGAAAAAGAGCTCGTACACCACTTTACCGATTCCGGTGCCAGTACGCTGATTACTATGGACTTGCTGTGGAAACGCATTGCGCCGCTGCGTCCCCGCTTGCCCCTTTCCCGTATCTTCGTGACCTCCATGGCCGATTGCTTGGGGTTTCCGCTCAACTTCCTCTACCGCTTCAAGACCCGGCGCGAGCATGGGCTGCCTGCCATCCCCTATGATGGCCACAGTGTGTTTCCGTGGAAGACACTGCTTGCCCGCACCACTCCGGAGCCCGCACATCCGATAAATCCACACAAGGACTTGGCAGTGCTGCAGTACACCGGAGGGACTACGGGGCTTCCCAAGGGTGCCATGCTCTCGCACGCCAATGTGAGCGCCAATGCCCAGCAATGCCGGGCTATTTTGCATTCCATCCGCGATGACGGCGAAGTGGTGCTCGGGGTGTTGCCGTTTTTTCATATCTATGGGCTCACGGTATGCGTGAATTTTGCGACCCTTATCGGTGCCACCGTGCTGCCGCTCCCCAAATTCGATCCCCGGGAGACGCTCAAAACCATCCACAAATACAAGCCCACCATCTTCCCCTGCGCGCCGTCGATCTTTATTGCCCTGCTGCAGCAAAAGAAACTCGAACACTACGACCTCTCGTCCATCCGCTATTGCATTTCCGGATCTGCGCCCATGCCCACCGCAGTGATGGAGCGCTTTCGGAGCCTTACCGGGGCGCACATCGTGGAGGGCTACGGCTTGACGGAAGCCTCGCCGGTGACCCACCTCAATCCCTTAGAAGGGGTGCGGAAGCCCGGAAGCATCGGCCTGCCGTTTCCCGACACGGACGCCGCCATCGTGGACATGGAGGTGGGGACCATCCCCGTGCCGCCGGGCAAGGTCGGCGAACTGGTCATTCGCGGGCCGCAGGTCATGCAAGGCTATTGGAAGCGCCCTGACGAGACGGCCAGCGTGCTGCGCAACGGTTGGCTCTACACCGGGGATATCGCCACCATGGATGAAGAAGGCTATTTCTTTATCGTGGATCGCAAGAAGGATCTCATCATCAGCGGCGGCTACAACGTCTATCCGCGGGAGATCGATGAAGTCCTGCACGACCACCCTGCAGTGAAAGAAGCAGTGACCGTTGGCGTACAGCATGCCACCCGGGGCGAGATCATCAAGGCCTACATCGTCCTCAAAGAAGGTTATAGCGCGACGAAAACGGACATCATTGCCTTTTGCCGGGAAAAGCTCGCCAACTACAAGGTCCCCAAGCAGGTGGAGTTCCGCGATGAGCTCCCCAAGACCTTGGTGGGCAAGGTCCTGCGCCGTGCCATCCGTGAGGAAGAGGAGCGCAAGGGCCCGGATACGTCGGAACTCGTGGAATAG
- a CDS encoding sulfite exporter TauE/SafE family protein has translation MEILIVSAVALAASGLTLFSGFGLGTLLMPVVALFFPVEMAIAITAIVHLANNLFKLALLGKKANASILMRFGIPAVVCAFLGAGLLGWLADVPPILQYTALGAVRTVSPIKLVVGILIMLFVALELSPRFSSLALPAKYLPYGGMVSGFFGGLSGHQGAFRSMFLLKAGLDKEPFVATGVVLAVMVDISRMLVYGFEIFENQQSIRWDLVIFASIAAFAGAFVGSRMLKKVTLRSVQILVALFLSIVSIGFVFGIL, from the coding sequence ATGGAGATACTGATCGTGTCCGCGGTCGCCCTGGCCGCTTCCGGGCTGACGCTTTTTTCTGGATTTGGCTTGGGGACCCTTTTGATGCCGGTGGTGGCGCTCTTTTTTCCGGTCGAGATGGCCATTGCCATAACCGCCATAGTGCATCTGGCCAACAATCTCTTCAAGTTAGCCTTGCTCGGCAAGAAGGCAAATGCATCCATATTGATGCGTTTTGGGATCCCCGCAGTGGTGTGCGCTTTTCTCGGCGCAGGGCTTCTCGGGTGGCTTGCGGATGTTCCCCCCATTTTGCAGTACACGGCCTTGGGGGCGGTGCGTACGGTTTCGCCCATCAAGCTTGTGGTGGGGATACTCATTATGCTGTTTGTGGCCCTGGAGTTGTCGCCGCGTTTTTCTTCCCTTGCTCTTCCTGCGAAGTATCTTCCGTACGGGGGGATGGTCAGCGGTTTTTTTGGCGGGCTCTCCGGGCATCAAGGCGCCTTCCGGAGTATGTTCCTCTTGAAGGCCGGATTGGACAAGGAACCCTTCGTCGCCACGGGGGTGGTACTTGCCGTTATGGTGGATATTTCCCGAATGCTTGTGTATGGGTTTGAAATTTTCGAAAATCAACAAAGCATACGCTGGGATTTGGTAATTTTTGCGAGTATTGCTGCGTTCGCTGGTGCTTTTGTTGGTTCGAGGATGCTCAAAAAAGTAACGCTTCGGTCTGTGCAGATTTTGGTTGCTCTCTTTTTGAGTATTGTATCTATAGGGTTTGTTTTTGGTATTTTATAA
- a CDS encoding 16S rRNA (guanine(527)-N(7))-methyltransferase RsmG yields the protein MSIPLPEIESAARALGRQLTQQEAQGLARYLSLLSLWNTRMNLVGARHWRAMLELAQDSWHVADVLHRWDQSPRLTLDLGAGAGLPGIPLRLFWDQGTYVLVEPRHKRSVFLRQAVVELGLSRTKVAACRMEELPPELRHADLVLARAFLPPPELLAAARSVLRPGGTLLLMTRQNLTLPNDYVLAHTHTYTARAQRQQLLLVTWRGHEGGNLG from the coding sequence ATGTCCATCCCCCTGCCCGAAATAGAGTCCGCGGCCCGCGCCCTGGGGCGGCAGCTCACGCAGCAGGAAGCCCAGGGCCTTGCCCGCTACCTTTCCCTTTTGTCGCTCTGGAACACGCGCATGAACCTCGTGGGGGCCCGCCACTGGCGCGCCATGCTGGAATTGGCGCAGGACTCCTGGCATGTGGCGGACGTCCTGCACCGCTGGGACCAGTCTCCCCGGCTTACTCTGGATCTCGGCGCCGGCGCCGGACTCCCCGGCATCCCGCTGCGTCTCTTTTGGGACCAAGGGACGTACGTCCTGGTGGAGCCGCGCCACAAACGCAGCGTGTTTCTGCGCCAGGCCGTGGTGGAGCTCGGGCTTTCCCGCACAAAGGTGGCGGCCTGCCGCATGGAAGAACTGCCCCCGGAACTCCGCCACGCGGACCTGGTGCTTGCCCGCGCCTTTTTACCGCCGCCCGAGCTGCTCGCCGCAGCCCGCAGCGTCCTGCGCCCAGGCGGCACGCTCCTCCTGATGACGCGCCAGAACCTCACACTGCCCAACGACTATGTGCTTGCCCATACCCACACCTACACCGCGCGCGCCCAGCGTCAGCAATTACTCCTCGTGACCTGGCGGGGGCACGAAGGCGGAAATCTTGGGTAA
- a CDS encoding rubrerythrin family protein, which yields MSKTMENLKTAFAGESQANRKYLAFAKKAEEEGLTQVAKLFRAAAEAETIHAHAHLRLMKGIGTTAENLKEAVAGETYEFKSMYPAMIEDAKAEGDKAAQRYFEFANKAEECHAQLYTKAAQMMADLPAVDYYVCSVCGHIHEGEPTEKCPICGAAPKAYYRVQ from the coding sequence ATGAGTAAGACGATGGAAAATTTGAAGACCGCCTTCGCTGGTGAATCTCAGGCCAACCGGAAGTATCTCGCCTTTGCCAAGAAGGCGGAAGAAGAAGGGCTTACCCAGGTAGCCAAGCTTTTTCGTGCCGCGGCCGAGGCGGAGACCATCCATGCCCATGCCCACCTGCGCCTCATGAAGGGCATTGGCACCACGGCGGAAAACCTCAAGGAGGCCGTGGCAGGGGAGACCTACGAGTTCAAGTCCATGTATCCGGCCATGATCGAGGACGCCAAGGCGGAAGGGGACAAGGCGGCGCAGCGCTACTTCGAGTTCGCCAACAAGGCGGAGGAGTGCCATGCGCAGTTGTACACCAAGGCAGCGCAGATGATGGCGGACCTGCCGGCGGTGGACTATTATGTATGCAGCGTCTGCGGCCATATCCACGAGGGCGAGCCCACGGAAAAATGCCCCATTTGCGGGGCCGCGCCCAAGGCATACTATCGGGTGCAGTAG
- the radA gene encoding DNA repair protein RadA has product MKKSTRFVCSSCGSLHPRWQGQCPSCGAWNTLVEESPTSRGRSVPVDLREVDAGAGGRQSTGIPAVDVLLGGGLVPGAVILLGGDPGVGKSTLLLQVAGAMEASGRPVLYASGEESLGQLKVRAARLGLLQRSLRALATSQVEDITAHMAGMGLVVVDSVQTLVSARTEGLPGSVNQVRAVATCLTEAAKALAVPVVLVGHVTKDGQLAGPKLLEHMVDTVLSLEGDGERLFRVLRVIKNRFGPANELVVFEMRGEGMRVVDDPSTFFLEARDTASSGTALVLAMESGRPFVVEVQALATRTFLAFPRRTALGFDTNRLNLLVAVMEKRLRVNLGQMDIYAKVGGGLRMKDPGLDLGVVAAILSSVADRPLPDDAVFWGEVDLNGGIRPASGHEVRMRQAMQLGYRPVHPKIGGKGWANLPELQAFLAKASRRLPRKAE; this is encoded by the coding sequence ATGAAGAAAAGCACGCGTTTTGTCTGCTCGAGCTGTGGGAGTTTGCATCCCCGCTGGCAGGGACAATGCCCAAGCTGCGGGGCCTGGAATACGTTGGTGGAGGAATCGCCGACCTCGCGGGGCCGCAGTGTCCCTGTGGATCTGCGCGAGGTGGACGCCGGCGCTGGGGGGCGGCAGTCCACGGGAATCCCTGCCGTGGATGTGCTCTTGGGCGGCGGCCTGGTGCCGGGAGCGGTGATTCTCCTTGGCGGAGACCCTGGGGTGGGCAAATCCACCCTGCTTTTGCAAGTGGCCGGGGCCATGGAGGCCTCGGGAAGGCCGGTGCTCTACGCCTCCGGTGAGGAATCCCTGGGCCAACTCAAGGTGCGCGCCGCCCGTCTTGGGCTTTTGCAGCGCTCGCTGCGCGCCCTGGCCACGAGCCAGGTGGAAGACATCACCGCCCACATGGCGGGCATGGGCTTGGTGGTGGTGGACTCGGTGCAGACCTTGGTGTCCGCGCGCACGGAAGGGCTGCCGGGGTCCGTCAATCAGGTGCGGGCGGTGGCCACCTGTTTGACCGAGGCGGCCAAGGCCCTGGCCGTACCCGTGGTGCTCGTGGGCCACGTGACCAAGGACGGACAGCTGGCGGGTCCCAAGCTTTTGGAACACATGGTGGACACCGTGCTCTCCTTGGAAGGCGACGGCGAGCGGCTGTTCCGGGTGCTGCGGGTCATCAAGAACCGCTTTGGCCCGGCCAACGAGCTGGTGGTGTTCGAGATGCGCGGAGAAGGCATGCGCGTGGTGGACGATCCCTCCACCTTCTTCTTGGAAGCGCGCGATACCGCCAGCAGCGGCACGGCCCTGGTGTTGGCCATGGAATCCGGCCGGCCCTTTGTGGTGGAGGTCCAAGCCCTGGCCACGCGCACCTTCTTGGCCTTTCCGCGGCGCACCGCCCTGGGCTTCGATACCAACCGCTTGAATCTCCTGGTGGCCGTCATGGAAAAGCGGCTGCGGGTGAACCTGGGGCAGATGGATATCTACGCCAAGGTGGGCGGGGGGCTGCGCATGAAGGATCCTGGTTTGGATTTGGGCGTGGTGGCGGCTATCTTGTCCTCCGTGGCGGACCGGCCGCTTCCGGACGACGCCGTTTTTTGGGGGGAGGTGGATTTGAACGGCGGCATCCGCCCCGCAAGCGGCCATGAGGTCCGCATGCGTCAGGCCATGCAATTGGGCTACCGGCCTGTGCACCCCAAAATCGGGGGCAAGGGCTGGGCAAATCTCCCCGAACTGCAGGCATTCCTCGCCAAGGCCTCCCGGCGGCTGCCGCGGAAAGCAGAATAG
- the argS gene encoding arginine--tRNA ligase: protein MRARTFVEAALKQAVHDLGWTWPEKASIEAPKRAEHGDLATNVAMVLPKEAGSTPRARAQALQERLLAVCADNLAAVDVAGPGFLNLTLSPAFWQGTVVRVLQDAQFGASSLGQGKKAQVEYVSANPTGPLHIGHGRGAAVGDALARILRFAGYAVHTEYYLNDAGRQMRLLGLSVWVRYQQLCGRQIPFPEDGYQGDYIGDIAARIRQERGDELLTWSEEDARELCYQEGMNEILAGIRQDLEVFRAEHQVWFSEKSLVDSGVVEATLADLQAKGLAYEKDGALWFASSRFGDDKDRVLRKSDGSLTYFASDIAYHAHKIGRGFDLMIDVWGADHHGYVPRMKAAVAALGRDPECLQVILVQLVNLLRDGQQIAMSTRAGTFETLADVCAEVGVDAARFLFLSRKSDAHLDFDLEVVKRQSMDNPVFYVQYAHARICSLQRKAREMGIALPEVADPALLGLLATAEDMALLKTLDAFGDAVELSARTLSPHHISYYLMDLAGQLHRYYTEHPVLSGEDAGLRNARLLLMEAVRRVLARGLDLLGVDAPLRM from the coding sequence ATGCGCGCACGGACTTTTGTGGAGGCGGCCCTCAAGCAGGCCGTCCATGATTTGGGCTGGACCTGGCCGGAGAAGGCCTCCATCGAGGCCCCCAAGCGTGCGGAACACGGGGATTTGGCCACCAACGTGGCCATGGTGCTCCCCAAGGAAGCCGGGAGCACCCCGCGCGCCCGCGCCCAGGCCCTGCAGGAGCGCTTGCTCGCCGTATGTGCGGACAATCTGGCGGCAGTGGACGTGGCCGGGCCGGGGTTTCTCAACCTCACCTTGTCGCCGGCCTTTTGGCAGGGGACTGTGGTCCGGGTGCTCCAGGATGCCCAGTTTGGCGCCTCGTCCTTGGGGCAGGGCAAAAAAGCCCAGGTGGAGTATGTTTCCGCCAATCCCACGGGTCCGCTGCACATTGGCCATGGCCGTGGGGCTGCGGTGGGGGATGCCTTGGCGCGCATCCTGCGGTTTGCCGGCTATGCAGTGCATACCGAGTACTACTTGAACGACGCCGGACGCCAGATGCGGCTGCTGGGCCTGTCGGTGTGGGTACGCTACCAGCAGCTGTGCGGCCGGCAGATCCCCTTCCCGGAAGACGGCTATCAGGGCGACTACATCGGCGACATCGCTGCCCGCATCCGTCAGGAGCGCGGCGATGAACTCCTGACCTGGAGTGAGGAGGACGCCCGGGAGCTGTGCTACCAGGAGGGTATGAACGAGATCCTGGCCGGCATTCGCCAGGATCTGGAGGTCTTCCGCGCCGAGCACCAGGTGTGGTTTTCGGAAAAGAGCCTGGTGGACAGCGGGGTGGTGGAGGCGACGCTGGCGGACTTGCAGGCCAAAGGCCTGGCCTACGAAAAGGATGGGGCGCTGTGGTTTGCCTCCAGCCGCTTTGGCGACGACAAAGACCGCGTGCTGCGCAAGTCCGACGGATCGCTCACCTATTTTGCCTCGGACATCGCCTACCACGCCCACAAGATCGGCCGTGGCTTTGACCTGATGATCGACGTCTGGGGCGCGGACCATCACGGCTACGTGCCGCGCATGAAGGCCGCAGTGGCGGCCTTGGGCCGGGATCCGGAGTGCTTGCAGGTCATCTTGGTGCAGCTCGTCAATCTCTTGCGCGATGGCCAGCAGATCGCCATGTCCACCCGTGCCGGCACCTTCGAGACCTTGGCGGACGTCTGCGCCGAGGTGGGAGTGGACGCGGCCCGCTTCCTCTTCTTGTCGCGCAAAAGCGACGCCCACCTGGACTTCGACCTGGAAGTGGTCAAGCGCCAGTCCATGGACAATCCCGTGTTCTACGTCCAGTACGCCCACGCCCGCATCTGTTCCTTGCAGCGCAAAGCGCGCGAGATGGGCATCGCCCTGCCGGAGGTGGCGGACCCGGCACTGCTTGGTCTGCTTGCCACCGCCGAAGACATGGCGCTCCTCAAGACCCTCGACGCCTTTGGCGATGCGGTGGAACTTTCCGCCCGCACCCTTTCGCCCCACCACATCAGCTACTACCTCATGGATCTGGCGGGGCAATTGCATCGCTACTACACGGAACATCCGGTGCTCTCCGGAGAAGACGCCGGGCTGCGCAACGCACGGCTTTTGCTCATGGAAGCCGTGCGCCGGGTGCTTGCCCGTGGGCTGGATCTCCTTGGGGTGGACGCCCCGCTGCGGATGTAG
- the speB gene encoding agmatinase — MQCFDLHGLPRGRRIVVLPVPFEGAVSYGQGAALGPQAFLEATMQIESYDPQLDRDLSDLAHFTVLPPVTGADAAMVHAAMQEVLAALDPSADTVLLVGGDHSVPLPLMAWYHAAFTDMVILHLDAHADLREQYQGSALSHACIMARARHLGIPIFQLGIRSVCPEEMAVIRTSAHGELQTRFAWELESPAAEAARVRAFVGARPMYVSLDVDALDPSVLPGTGTPEPGGIEYRWLQEFWRQLWMGGGPRLLGLDVCELAPLPGSQVSQSVTAKVVHRMLVAWLGAGR, encoded by the coding sequence ATGCAGTGTTTCGATCTCCACGGCCTGCCGCGGGGGCGCCGCATTGTGGTGCTCCCGGTGCCCTTTGAAGGCGCGGTGAGCTACGGCCAGGGTGCGGCCTTGGGACCGCAGGCGTTTTTGGAAGCCACCATGCAGATCGAGTCCTACGACCCCCAGCTCGACCGCGACCTTTCGGATTTGGCGCACTTTACCGTGCTCCCTCCGGTCACCGGCGCGGACGCCGCCATGGTGCATGCTGCCATGCAGGAGGTCTTGGCTGCCCTGGATCCCTCTGCAGACACTGTGCTGCTCGTCGGCGGCGACCACAGCGTGCCGCTGCCGCTCATGGCCTGGTACCACGCCGCCTTTACGGACATGGTCATCCTCCACCTGGACGCCCATGCGGATTTGCGCGAGCAGTACCAGGGCTCTGCCCTGTCCCACGCCTGCATCATGGCCCGGGCCCGGCACTTGGGCATCCCCATCTTTCAGCTGGGCATCCGCTCGGTGTGTCCGGAGGAGATGGCGGTGATCCGCACGAGCGCTCACGGGGAGTTGCAGACGCGCTTTGCCTGGGAGCTCGAATCCCCTGCGGCGGAAGCCGCACGGGTGCGGGCGTTTGTGGGAGCGCGGCCCATGTATGTCTCCCTGGACGTGGACGCCCTTGATCCGAGCGTGCTGCCGGGGACCGGCACTCCGGAGCCCGGCGGGATCGAGTACCGCTGGTTGCAGGAATTCTGGCGGCAGTTGTGGATGGGGGGTGGACCGCGCTTGCTGGGCCTGGACGTGTGCGAACTGGCGCCCCTGCCAGGTTCGCAGGTTTCTCAGTCCGTGACGGCCAAGGTCGTGCACCGCATGCTGGTCGCCTGGCTTGGGGCAGGGCGGTGA
- a CDS encoding diguanylate cyclase, giving the protein MTCAQGGRQCILLVEDDKVTREAIRSILQDAYVFVEASTAEEALRLLRQGVQPDLVLLDVRLPDMDGYSMFERLRNEGFVRDMLVIFLTGQWGEADEARGLGLGAVDYIRKPVSAPVLRARIHNHLQLKRHRDMLLDLSHLDGLTNIPNRRRLDEVFARQWALAGRKNTPMALLFVDIDHFKAYNDTYGHLAGDDCLQQVARVLFGSVKRPCDLVARFGGEEFVALLPETDLAGAWNVAERMRRAVEALGIPHASSPVAPQVTVSVGGCVCQECGRFLAEAMLACADQALYAAKSAGRNRISMHRLAAAADGSLQCQPVEPVPGPSKEPGKD; this is encoded by the coding sequence ATGACCTGCGCCCAAGGTGGGAGACAATGTATTTTGCTCGTGGAGGACGACAAAGTCACCCGAGAAGCCATCCGCTCCATCCTGCAGGATGCGTATGTCTTCGTGGAGGCATCCACGGCCGAGGAAGCACTGCGTCTGTTGCGCCAAGGGGTGCAACCGGACCTGGTCTTGTTGGATGTGCGCCTGCCGGACATGGACGGCTATAGCATGTTCGAGCGGCTGCGCAACGAAGGTTTCGTCCGGGATATGCTGGTGATCTTCCTCACCGGGCAATGGGGGGAGGCGGACGAGGCGAGGGGCCTGGGTCTGGGGGCGGTGGATTATATCCGCAAACCGGTGAGCGCGCCGGTCTTGCGCGCCCGCATCCACAATCATCTTCAGCTCAAGCGCCATCGGGACATGCTGCTCGACCTGTCGCACTTGGATGGACTCACCAATATCCCCAACCGTCGGCGTCTGGATGAAGTCTTCGCCCGGCAATGGGCCTTGGCGGGACGCAAGAACACCCCCATGGCCTTGCTCTTTGTGGATATCGACCACTTCAAGGCATACAACGACACCTATGGGCACTTGGCGGGGGATGACTGCTTGCAGCAAGTGGCCCGGGTGCTCTTTGGGTCGGTGAAACGGCCGTGTGATTTGGTGGCCCGTTTCGGCGGCGAGGAGTTCGTGGCGCTCTTGCCGGAAACGGATCTTGCCGGGGCCTGGAATGTGGCCGAGCGCATGCGGCGCGCGGTGGAGGCGCTTGGGATCCCCCATGCCTCTTCTCCCGTGGCCCCGCAGGTGACGGTGTCGGTGGGGGGATGCGTGTGTCAGGAATGCGGACGCTTCTTGGCGGAGGCCATGCTCGCCTGCGCGGACCAAGCCCTGTACGCCGCCAAGAGCGCCGGTCGCAATCGCATATCGATGCATCGGCTTGCCGCCGCTGCGGACGGCAGCCTCCAGTGCCAGCCTGTAGAACCAGTGCCCGGCCCCTCGAAGGAGCCGGGCAAGGACTGA